The following are encoded together in the Arcticibacterium luteifluviistationis genome:
- a CDS encoding DUF1501 domain-containing protein, with product MSHHHHKDFRIDSPDFGELNKKIDRRNFLNKTSLGLGTLALGSLFGFDKLNSKPQASSGVISDEEMQQQILASIPHFAPKAKRVVYMFMSGGPSQFETFDYKPKLVDMMGQDLPESVRGGQRLTGMSASQSSLPLAPSFTGFNKYGESQTWVSDLLPHTAQIVDELCIVKSVYTEHINHDPAITFFQTGHQLPGRPSIGSWMSYGLGSDNENLPSFIVLVSKNGGKDQPLYSRLWGNGFLPTEHQGVQFRAGKDPVLFLNNPEGYDGKDREEMLGYLKKLNNFQNEAINDPEVDARIAQYEMAFRMQTSVPEVMDTAGESDETFEMYGPDSRDSGSYAANCLLARKLLEKDVKFIQLYHQGWDHHGGLPNGITQQCKNTDQATAAFIKDLKQRGLLEDTLVIWGGEFGRTAYSQGKLTKTNYGRDHHPRCFTMWMAGAGVKKGFTYGETDDFSYNITKDPVHVHDFHATLMKLTGMDHERLTFKSQGRRFRLTDVHGKIVNDILS from the coding sequence ATGAGTCATCATCATCACAAAGATTTCAGAATTGATTCGCCAGATTTTGGTGAATTGAACAAAAAAATTGACAGGAGAAACTTCCTGAATAAAACCTCCTTAGGTTTAGGTACGCTTGCTTTAGGCTCTTTATTTGGCTTTGATAAGTTGAATTCAAAACCTCAAGCTAGTTCTGGTGTCATTTCCGATGAGGAAATGCAGCAGCAGATTCTAGCCAGTATTCCGCACTTTGCCCCAAAGGCAAAACGTGTGGTTTATATGTTTATGAGTGGTGGACCTTCACAGTTTGAAACCTTTGACTATAAGCCAAAACTGGTGGATATGATGGGGCAAGACCTGCCTGAATCTGTTAGAGGTGGGCAGCGACTAACGGGTATGAGTGCCTCTCAGAGTAGTTTGCCTTTGGCACCTTCTTTCACTGGTTTTAATAAATACGGAGAGTCTCAAACTTGGGTGAGCGATTTGCTGCCACATACCGCACAAATAGTAGATGAGCTGTGTATTGTCAAGTCTGTTTACACAGAGCATATTAATCATGACCCTGCTATCACCTTTTTCCAAACAGGACATCAGCTTCCGGGAAGGCCTTCTATAGGCTCTTGGATGAGTTATGGTTTAGGTTCTGACAATGAGAATTTACCTTCTTTTATCGTTTTAGTTTCTAAAAACGGAGGGAAAGACCAACCGCTTTATTCTAGATTGTGGGGAAATGGCTTTTTACCTACGGAGCACCAAGGCGTGCAATTTAGAGCAGGAAAAGACCCCGTTTTATTCTTGAACAACCCTGAAGGTTATGATGGAAAAGACAGAGAAGAAATGCTGGGTTACTTGAAAAAGCTGAACAATTTTCAAAACGAAGCGATAAACGACCCTGAAGTTGATGCTAGAATAGCACAGTACGAAATGGCATTCAGAATGCAAACATCTGTACCGGAAGTAATGGATACGGCAGGAGAAAGCGATGAGACTTTTGAAATGTATGGACCTGACAGTAGAGACTCTGGTTCTTATGCTGCCAATTGCCTTTTGGCCAGAAAACTCCTAGAAAAAGACGTAAAGTTTATTCAATTATACCATCAAGGTTGGGACCATCACGGCGGGCTACCAAATGGCATAACGCAGCAATGTAAAAACACTGACCAGGCCACAGCTGCTTTCATCAAAGACTTAAAACAACGAGGCTTGTTAGAAGATACCTTGGTCATTTGGGGTGGAGAGTTTGGAAGAACCGCTTACTCGCAAGGAAAACTAACAAAAACCAACTACGGTAGAGACCACCACCCAAGATGCTTTACCATGTGGATGGCAGGTGCGGGTGTCAAAAAAGGATTTACCTATGGAGAAACAGACGATTTTAGTTATAACATTACCAAAGACCCTGTACATGTGCATGATTTCCATGCTACACTCATGAAGCTGACCGGAATGGACCACGAAAGACTGACCTTCAAATCTCAAGGAAGGCGTTTTAGACTCACCGACGTACACGGAAAAATAGTTAACGACATACTCAGCTAA
- a CDS encoding 6-bladed beta-propeller produces the protein MQKRRNFIKNTTLLGAIAAIGSPIKSFGILHQNLEDETIIGHGDYKYKVDKGWAKLSVSYNPLLNCHEMVQDSQGRLIMIGDHTNNNILIFDKSGKLLDSWGHAFPGGHGLSIGKDQGEDFLLITDCGWFQNKTGGYEKQAGQVVKTDLEGRLQFALGHPKTIGIYREDEPFMPTETAVAPNGDIYVADGYGSDYIIQYDSKGQYIRHFGGHNNENKEHNLSNAHGVAIDLRNPAKPTLICTSRNENCFKIFTLDGKFIERIDLPGMHVCRPVLHNQNIYAGVCWSKDEEGKTNWGDSGFVTILDQNNKVISNPGGQAPKYTGGKLQATTNLKNPVFAHGHDVCIDEDDSIYVCQWNARHTAPVKLTRV, from the coding sequence ATGCAAAAGAGACGAAATTTCATAAAAAACACAACGCTTCTAGGAGCAATAGCCGCCATAGGCTCGCCCATTAAAAGCTTTGGTATTTTACACCAAAACTTGGAAGATGAAACCATCATAGGCCATGGCGATTATAAGTATAAAGTAGATAAAGGATGGGCAAAATTGAGCGTTAGCTATAACCCGCTTTTAAACTGCCATGAAATGGTGCAAGACAGCCAAGGCCGTCTTATCATGATAGGCGACCACACCAATAATAACATCTTGATTTTTGATAAATCTGGTAAGCTCTTAGACTCTTGGGGACATGCATTCCCTGGCGGACACGGACTTTCTATAGGCAAAGACCAAGGGGAAGATTTCCTACTAATTACCGACTGCGGATGGTTTCAAAACAAAACGGGTGGCTATGAAAAACAAGCTGGTCAAGTGGTCAAAACAGATTTAGAAGGCCGCCTTCAATTTGCTCTTGGGCATCCTAAAACCATTGGTATTTACCGAGAAGACGAACCTTTTATGCCAACCGAAACAGCCGTAGCCCCAAATGGAGACATTTATGTGGCAGACGGATATGGCAGCGATTATATTATTCAGTACGACAGCAAAGGGCAATACATCAGGCATTTTGGTGGTCATAATAATGAGAACAAAGAGCATAATTTGTCCAATGCACATGGTGTGGCTATTGACTTAAGAAACCCTGCAAAGCCAACGTTGATTTGTACCTCAAGAAATGAAAACTGCTTTAAGATTTTCACGTTAGATGGTAAGTTTATCGAAAGAATTGACTTGCCTGGCATGCACGTTTGTAGACCAGTTTTGCATAATCAAAACATTTACGCTGGCGTATGTTGGAGCAAAGACGAAGAAGGAAAAACCAACTGGGGCGACTCTGGATTTGTGACCATACTAGACCAAAATAATAAGGTAATTAGTAACCCTGGCGGACAAGCACCGAAATACACAGGAGGTAAATTACAAGCCACCACAAATTTGAAAAATCCAGTTTTTGCTCATGGACATGACGTGTGCATAGATGAGGACGACAGTATTTATGTTTGTCAATGGAATGCCAGACACACGGCACCAGTGAAATTAACTCGCGTGTAA